Proteins found in one Rhodobacteraceae bacterium D3-12 genomic segment:
- a CDS encoding DUF2125 domain-containing protein, which produces MKRLLVIVIIIMTCWSVYWYVAMRGAKSGFESWFEARRAAGWQAEYSALEINGFPNRIDATFDKPVLADPATGLAWEAAFLQIFALSYKPNHVIMVWPKSQRLSTPLTHYNIASEDMRASVVMAPETSLPFERANLVAQAMAVTTKAGITTLGGVQVAASRLEGADSEYRLSANIDGLAPALSGPLTLRTGGALPRQLEALRVDATMKFDRPWDLSTIETGRPQPTRLKLRLAEAKWGDLELAMAGAVEIGVDGHLSGRITLKARNWRDIITILRQMNAVPDTWIDPLEQGLSLAAQLSGNQETLDLPLDFKNGQMALGPIPLGPAPVIRLR; this is translated from the coding sequence ATGAAACGTCTGCTAGTGATCGTCATCATCATAATGACCTGCTGGTCCGTGTATTGGTATGTGGCGATGCGCGGAGCAAAAAGCGGGTTTGAAAGCTGGTTCGAGGCACGCCGCGCCGCCGGTTGGCAGGCAGAGTATAGCGCGCTTGAAATCAACGGCTTTCCCAATCGTATAGACGCCACCTTTGACAAGCCCGTGTTGGCCGATCCTGCCACTGGTTTGGCGTGGGAGGCTGCGTTCCTTCAGATTTTCGCGCTCAGCTACAAGCCCAATCACGTCATCATGGTTTGGCCCAAGTCGCAGCGCCTCTCGACGCCCCTTACCCATTATAACATCGCCAGTGAAGACATGCGCGCGAGCGTTGTCATGGCCCCGGAGACCAGTCTGCCGTTTGAGCGAGCGAACCTCGTCGCGCAAGCCATGGCCGTGACGACGAAAGCGGGGATTACCACGCTCGGCGGCGTGCAAGTTGCTGCCTCTCGCCTCGAAGGAGCAGACTCCGAATACCGCCTTTCGGCCAATATTGACGGGTTAGCCCCGGCGCTCTCCGGCCCGCTGACGCTACGCACTGGCGGCGCATTGCCACGTCAGCTTGAGGCATTGCGCGTTGATGCCACGATGAAGTTTGACCGCCCTTGGGATTTAAGCACCATCGAAACTGGCCGCCCTCAGCCTACGCGGTTAAAGCTGCGGCTCGCCGAAGCGAAATGGGGAGATTTGGAGCTTGCCATGGCGGGAGCGGTCGAGATTGGCGTCGACGGACACCTCAGCGGGAGGATAACACTCAAGGCGCGAAATTGGCGCGATATAATCACAATCCTGCGCCAGATGAATGCAGTCCCCGACACATGGATCGATCCGCTGGAACAGGGTCTTTCGCTTGCGGCTCAACTGTCAGGCAACCAAGAAACGCTCGATCTGCCGCTAGATTTCAAGAACGGGCAAATGGCTCTGGGGCCGATCCCGCTTGGACCAGCCCCCGTAATTCGTTTGCGCTAA
- a CDS encoding cell wall hydrolase, whose product MRFLVFVLVSIGLAFPALADTSVKQLVSKEKRALGTIPATQLDALMKRPNSAGPVTYSARWLASQPRAKGGAQWACLAEALYFEARGESVKGQFAVAEVILNRVDSRLFPNSVCGVVKQGTGRKYACQFTYTCDGYSDVIREKAAYDHVGKIAKLMLKGAPRPLTRGATYYHTKAVRPKWSRKFTRTTTIGVHHFYRRPTRLSQN is encoded by the coding sequence ATGCGATTTTTAGTGTTCGTTCTAGTCAGCATTGGGCTGGCATTTCCAGCTTTGGCTGATACATCCGTGAAGCAACTGGTTAGCAAAGAAAAGCGCGCATTGGGAACAATTCCCGCGACGCAACTTGATGCTTTGATGAAGCGTCCCAACTCGGCCGGTCCGGTGACCTACAGCGCTCGCTGGCTCGCTTCGCAACCCCGCGCCAAAGGTGGTGCGCAATGGGCCTGCCTTGCCGAAGCACTTTACTTCGAGGCGCGCGGCGAGAGTGTTAAGGGGCAATTTGCGGTTGCAGAAGTCATTCTCAACCGTGTGGACAGCCGCTTGTTTCCGAATTCGGTCTGTGGTGTCGTCAAGCAAGGCACCGGGCGCAAATACGCGTGCCAGTTCACCTATACTTGCGACGGCTACAGCGACGTTATCCGCGAGAAAGCGGCCTATGACCACGTTGGCAAGATTGCCAAGCTTATGCTGAAGGGCGCGCCGCGCCCTCTGACACGCGGTGCAACATATTATCATACCAAGGCCGTGCGCCCGAAATGGTCGCGCAAGTTCACCCGAACGACAACGATTGGCGTTCACCATTTTTATCGCCGTCCAACACGTCTCTCACAGAACTGA
- a CDS encoding sulfurase encodes MPALKATEFYGEITWLGRVANREAALAAERLESAELEWSGIAGEAHGGVTRASCSRVLDQHPRGTEIRNVRQLSVLSTEDLAQIATRMELEGMLEPSWLGASLVLAGLPDLTHLPPSSRLQAPSGATLVVDMENRPCHLPAPVIEETHPGFGKRFKAAANALRGVTAWVERPGGIALGDKLRLHIPDQPAWPHLEAARGG; translated from the coding sequence ATGCCTGCTTTGAAAGCGACAGAATTCTATGGAGAAATCACCTGGCTTGGGCGCGTGGCCAATCGCGAAGCGGCTTTGGCTGCCGAGCGGCTTGAAAGTGCCGAGTTGGAGTGGTCCGGGATCGCTGGAGAAGCGCATGGCGGGGTGACGCGAGCGTCGTGCTCGCGCGTGCTGGATCAACATCCGCGTGGCACGGAAATTCGCAATGTGCGGCAACTGTCGGTCCTATCGACTGAGGATCTGGCGCAAATTGCGACGCGTATGGAGTTGGAAGGCATGCTAGAGCCGAGCTGGCTTGGCGCGTCGCTTGTGCTTGCGGGTTTGCCGGACCTGACCCATCTGCCACCGAGTTCACGGCTGCAAGCGCCCTCTGGTGCAACATTGGTTGTGGACATGGAAAACCGTCCCTGCCATTTGCCCGCTCCTGTCATAGAAGAGACGCATCCGGGCTTTGGCAAGCGGTTCAAAGCCGCCGCCAATGCCCTGCGCGGTGTGACGGCATGGGTGGAACGCCCCGGTGGGATCGCCCTTGGTGACAAGTTGAGACTTCACATTCCTGATCAACCGGCGTGGCCGCATCTTGAGGCCGCGCGCGGCGGGTGA
- a CDS encoding gamma-glutamylcyclotransferase, producing the protein MTMWVFGYGSLIWNPGFETQERVIARLPGYARTFCMRSVHYRGTPESPGLVLALDQYEGHVCEGVALRVSDEAQDEVLAYLRERELVSYAYKEMRLQVILADGRIEEAISYVVDPDHVQYCGGLDLEEQARIIATAQGEKGPNHEYLINTQSHLTELGIHDPEIDWLARRVRVML; encoded by the coding sequence ATGACGATGTGGGTGTTTGGCTATGGTTCTCTGATCTGGAATCCCGGATTTGAGACGCAAGAACGCGTCATTGCGCGGCTTCCCGGATATGCGCGCACGTTTTGCATGCGTTCGGTTCATTACCGTGGCACGCCTGAAAGTCCGGGGTTGGTTCTCGCGCTCGACCAATACGAGGGACATGTTTGCGAAGGCGTGGCTTTGCGCGTCTCGGACGAAGCCCAAGACGAGGTGCTGGCCTATTTGCGCGAACGGGAGCTTGTATCCTACGCCTATAAAGAGATGCGCTTGCAGGTCATTCTGGCCGATGGTCGGATCGAAGAAGCGATCTCTTACGTGGTTGACCCGGATCATGTGCAATATTGTGGTGGGTTAGACCTTGAAGAGCAGGCGCGTATCATTGCCACGGCCCAAGGCGAAAAAGGGCCTAACCACGAATACTTGATCAACACCCAGTCCCATTTGACCGAGCTTGGCATCCACGACCCCGAGATTGATTGGCTGGCCCGGCGCGTGCGTGTCATGCTCTGA
- the ppdK gene encoding pyruvate, phosphate dikinase — MQQEDRNITLITPSAPVAAITHGGRAKCLQRLVRLDLPVPVTVALSFTAVHRIAAGKMPNMKTLLEPFGKAPLLCVRPSSEDPDWGGPGAVLNIGMNDATYDELADRLGHDAAATIYLRFVQAYAIHVARLDADVFDEISSTGKEGLNEALALYEDEAEEVFPQDPAVQLAAVLRSMARAWEGTTARLLRQAKGAPADAGLGLVVQSMALGYGLGGECGSGVIQLVNSETGLEKITGRYLSQSQGRDALEGEASLFLECDPRGPSLEELAPKAFAELIEFTQLMRRRLRAEMQAEFTIEDGKVWLLDGVRVQRSTRAAVRIAVRLAEDGIIPREEALMRIEPRALNELLHRQIDPEAERDVLASGIAASPGAAHGKMVFTAAEAQASAARDEPCVLVRRETSPEDIRGMHAAAAVLTERGGMTSHAAVIGRGIGLPCVVGASSMRFQIGKKTLTAPDGRVFREGDTITIDGTHGEVLAGTPPLLEAAQDDAFQTMMSWADAVRDIKVRANADTPSDALTARNFKAEGIGLCRTEHMFFEQDRLIVMREMIFADAPEDRREALERLLPMQRADFTELFRIMSGQPVCIRLLDPPLHEFLPHDRAGHRELAEALDLPLSQVTRRVEALGEYNPMLGMRGVRLGITLPEIYDMQARAIFEATIEASRDGAPVVPEIMIPLVSAMREVEIVKARVDAVAAAVRNETGQSFTYRLGVMVETPRAALRAGEIAPHSAFLSFGTNDLTQMTYGLSRDDAGRFMSKYVQAGVYSEDPFHTLDTDGVGELLTIAAERGRAARPDLTLSICGEHGGSPESIAFCRNAGFDYVSCSPFRVPVARLAAAQLAVNEKIATT; from the coding sequence GTGCAGCAAGAAGACCGTAACATCACCCTGATCACCCCCTCCGCCCCGGTGGCAGCAATCACCCATGGCGGACGGGCGAAATGCCTCCAACGGCTGGTGCGCCTCGACCTGCCTGTTCCGGTGACGGTTGCCTTGTCTTTTACCGCTGTGCATCGCATCGCTGCGGGCAAAATGCCCAACATGAAAACCCTTCTTGAACCCTTTGGAAAGGCACCGCTTTTATGCGTGCGCCCCTCGTCCGAAGACCCCGATTGGGGCGGGCCGGGGGCTGTGCTCAACATCGGGATGAACGATGCCACCTATGACGAATTGGCGGACCGTCTGGGCCATGACGCCGCCGCAACGATTTATCTGCGCTTCGTGCAGGCCTATGCCATCCACGTGGCGCGGCTTGACGCAGATGTCTTTGACGAAATTTCCAGCACCGGCAAAGAGGGCCTGAACGAGGCGCTCGCCCTATACGAGGACGAGGCCGAAGAGGTGTTTCCACAGGATCCAGCGGTGCAGCTTGCCGCCGTCCTGCGCTCAATGGCGCGCGCGTGGGAGGGGACAACCGCCCGCCTCCTGCGACAGGCCAAAGGGGCGCCCGCCGATGCCGGCCTTGGTCTGGTCGTGCAAAGCATGGCCTTGGGATATGGCTTGGGTGGCGAATGCGGCTCCGGCGTGATCCAGCTGGTGAATTCCGAAACCGGGCTTGAGAAAATCACGGGCCGCTATCTCAGCCAAAGTCAGGGGCGCGATGCGCTCGAAGGCGAAGCCTCGCTTTTCCTTGAATGCGACCCGCGCGGCCCCTCGCTTGAAGAGTTGGCCCCCAAAGCATTTGCTGAACTGATCGAATTTACGCAATTGATGCGCCGCCGCTTGCGGGCCGAAATGCAGGCGGAGTTTACCATCGAAGACGGCAAGGTTTGGTTGCTAGACGGGGTGCGCGTTCAACGCTCAACCCGCGCGGCTGTGCGCATCGCTGTGCGCTTGGCCGAAGACGGTATTATCCCGCGCGAAGAAGCACTTATGCGCATTGAACCGCGCGCCTTGAATGAGCTTTTGCACCGGCAAATCGACCCCGAAGCCGAGCGCGATGTGCTTGCCAGCGGGATCGCCGCCAGCCCAGGTGCCGCCCATGGTAAAATGGTGTTCACCGCCGCCGAAGCTCAAGCCAGCGCAGCGCGCGACGAGCCCTGTGTGCTGGTCCGGCGAGAAACCTCGCCCGAAGATATCCGCGGCATGCACGCTGCTGCGGCGGTTCTAACTGAGCGCGGCGGGATGACCTCCCATGCGGCAGTGATCGGCCGCGGTATCGGGCTGCCCTGCGTCGTTGGCGCGTCGTCCATGCGGTTTCAGATCGGCAAGAAAACTCTGACCGCCCCGGATGGCCGCGTCTTTCGCGAAGGCGACACGATCACTATTGATGGCACCCACGGCGAAGTGCTCGCCGGCACGCCGCCCTTGCTCGAAGCGGCGCAGGACGATGCCTTTCAAACCATGATGTCCTGGGCCGATGCCGTGCGCGACATCAAGGTGCGCGCCAATGCCGACACACCCTCGGACGCGCTAACGGCGCGAAATTTTAAGGCCGAAGGGATCGGGCTTTGCCGGACCGAGCATATGTTCTTTGAGCAAGACCGCCTTATCGTCATGCGCGAAATGATCTTTGCTGATGCGCCCGAAGATCGCCGCGAAGCCCTTGAACGTCTGTTACCAATGCAGCGCGCAGATTTCACCGAACTCTTCCGCATCATGAGCGGTCAGCCCGTGTGCATCCGGCTTCTCGATCCGCCCCTGCACGAGTTTCTCCCTCACGACCGCGCCGGTCACCGCGAGCTGGCCGAAGCGCTTGATCTGCCCTTGTCCCAAGTCACGCGCCGGGTCGAGGCGCTTGGCGAATACAACCCGATGCTGGGGATGCGGGGCGTTCGCCTTGGGATCACGCTGCCCGAAATCTACGACATGCAGGCGCGCGCGATTTTCGAGGCCACGATAGAAGCCAGCCGTGATGGCGCTCCGGTGGTGCCGGAAATCATGATCCCATTGGTTTCGGCGATGCGCGAAGTTGAGATCGTAAAAGCCCGCGTCGACGCAGTTGCCGCCGCTGTGCGAAACGAAACGGGTCAGTCCTTCACCTACCGGTTGGGCGTCATGGTTGAAACACCGCGCGCCGCGCTCAGAGCAGGGGAAATCGCGCCGCACAGCGCTTTCCTAAGCTTCGGAACAAACGACCTCACGCAGATGACCTATGGCTTGTCGCGCGATGACGCGGGACGGTTCATGTCGAAATATGTTCAGGCAGGGGTCTATTCCGAAGACCCGTTTCACACGCTCGATACCGATGGCGTCGGCGAATTGCTCACAATCGCAGCCGAGCGTGGACGCGCTGCACGCCCGGACCTGACGCTATCGATTTGTGGTGAACATGGCGGTAGCCCCGAATCAATCGCGTTCTGTCGCAATGCCGGTTTCGACTATGTTTCATGCTCCCCCTTCCGCGTGCCAGTGGCGCGATTGGCTGCGGCGCAGCTTGCTGTGAATGAAAAGATAGCGACAACATAA
- a CDS encoding biopolymer transporter ExbB, translated as MDQPDREAEPHFSHPIRQIVLMFMVLAMSGVGIFFALPRVLPVFLANPYLNGFIGFVFVIGLLACFWQVYQMSRSVRWIEAFAGGRAEAEGVRAPQLLAPLATLLRARGARMQISSSSARSILDSVATRIDEEREITRYIVSMLIFLGLLGTFYGLATTVPAVVDTIRSLAPQEGEGGVEVFNRLMTGLEAQLGGMGVAFASSLLGLAGSLIVGLLELFAGHGQNRFYRELEEWLSSITRMGFSSGDGESSDAAMFASVVDSMAEQMEELQQMFTQSDVSRAMVDEKLGHLADAIERMTYRMSDQTPVNAALMRVAEGQEAILEEMRQSPKVGGEAGIDAESRMRLRSIDVQMLRILEEISAGRQETMSELRTDINALVRVLSDQMKAKQRPLKLQAQAPVDVPSKGEEG; from the coding sequence ATGGACCAGCCGGACCGCGAGGCCGAGCCACACTTTTCACACCCCATTCGCCAGATTGTGCTGATGTTTATGGTATTGGCGATGTCGGGCGTTGGCATTTTCTTTGCCTTGCCGCGGGTGTTGCCGGTGTTCTTGGCGAACCCTTACCTCAATGGCTTTATCGGTTTTGTCTTTGTGATCGGGCTTTTGGCCTGTTTCTGGCAAGTCTATCAGATGAGCCGCTCGGTGCGTTGGATCGAGGCCTTTGCCGGCGGCCGGGCCGAGGCGGAAGGCGTGCGTGCGCCGCAATTGCTTGCGCCATTGGCCACGCTTTTGCGGGCCCGAGGTGCGCGGATGCAGATTTCGTCAAGCTCCGCGCGCTCAATTCTTGATTCCGTCGCCACGCGGATCGACGAAGAGCGCGAGATCACCCGCTATATCGTCAGCATGTTGATTTTCCTCGGACTGCTGGGGACATTCTATGGCTTGGCGACAACGGTGCCTGCGGTGGTCGACACCATTCGTTCGCTTGCGCCGCAAGAGGGCGAGGGCGGCGTAGAAGTGTTCAACCGTCTAATGACCGGTCTGGAGGCACAGCTTGGCGGGATGGGCGTGGCCTTTGCCAGCTCGCTTTTGGGGCTGGCGGGGTCGCTGATTGTTGGGTTGCTGGAGTTATTCGCTGGGCATGGTCAGAACCGTTTCTATCGCGAGCTTGAGGAATGGCTGTCCTCGATCACCCGTATGGGGTTTTCCTCAGGCGACGGTGAAAGTTCTGATGCGGCGATGTTCGCCAGCGTGGTCGACTCTATGGCCGAGCAGATGGAAGAGCTGCAACAGATGTTCACCCAGTCCGACGTCAGCCGGGCGATGGTGGATGAAAAGCTGGGGCATTTGGCCGACGCGATAGAGCGTATGACCTATCGGATGAGCGATCAGACCCCGGTGAACGCCGCGCTGATGCGCGTTGCTGAAGGACAGGAAGCGATCCTTGAGGAAATGCGGCAATCCCCCAAGGTTGGCGGTGAGGCCGGGATCGACGCCGAAAGTCGTATGCGGCTGCGGTCGATCGACGTGCAGATGCTTAGAATTCTGGAAGAGATCAGCGCGGGCCGGCAAGAAACCATGTCCGAGCTGCGCACCGACATCAACGCTTTGGTCCGGGTGTTGAGTGATCAGATGAAAGCCAAACAGCGGCCATTGAAACTGCAAGCGCAGGCCCCCGTTGATGTTCCCAGCAAGGGCGAGGAGGGCTAG
- a CDS encoding peptidoglycan -binding protein, with the protein MALSRRTGQRFQAAIWPGFVDAMTGLLLVLMFVLTIFMVVQFVLRETISGQESELDTLSAEVAALAQALGLERNRAQGLEARVGELSSTIEGAQKQAEQQQAVIASLTAARAAQDRALEAARGQIASFEEQVAGLLAAQKDSRATISALEAKQAELVTAQEALNLSLAQARSEIDAGTEAARLAAAKRAALEALIAGLQADKTGLEARLSEEEAGRLAETAAAQALRDKLKSANAELTAMTLSLEAQRKAAEDTLTLLAAAQAAKEDLDLRLAAALLESEKAQSGLEARLATLEAALSDAKAKAAGLQTQLAASDAALKAAQSGMTTEASKFEARLAAVQAALDAAVKEKATLEQTATTLEEKLAAAEAALAASKRETAVASEKSASERAALEARLAAALADIEVANVGKVERTALRDQLRAALAAKLAAEEKAQRALTEAQTQAALLSTAKDELGRKTNAVTEAQKQHTLLNQQVAALRTQLGGLQALLDDYKTRDAAAQVQLQTLGADLNAALARAVSEERKRRQLEEAEAKRLAEEKRRLEAEKKDLEKYRSEFFGRLRDVLGSKQGVKIVGDRFVFSSEALFPPGQAGLSREGQAQIGDVAQLLQEVARDIPENIDWIIQVDGHTDNVPLSGLGEFADNWELSQARALSVVRYLSQNLGIPPFRLSANGFGEYQPVAQGDSEAARAQNRRIELKLTER; encoded by the coding sequence ATGGCCTTATCCCGGCGCACGGGGCAGAGGTTTCAGGCGGCTATCTGGCCCGGGTTTGTCGATGCGATGACCGGTCTTCTGCTGGTCCTGATGTTTGTGCTGACCATTTTTATGGTGGTGCAATTTGTATTGCGCGAAACGATCAGCGGACAAGAAAGCGAGCTGGACACCTTGTCGGCCGAGGTTGCGGCGCTGGCGCAGGCTTTGGGGTTGGAGCGCAATCGCGCGCAAGGTCTTGAGGCGCGTGTGGGAGAGCTTTCGTCGACGATTGAAGGCGCACAGAAGCAAGCGGAGCAACAACAGGCGGTGATTGCATCGCTCACCGCCGCGCGGGCGGCGCAGGACCGTGCGCTTGAAGCCGCACGTGGTCAGATTGCAAGTTTTGAAGAGCAGGTGGCCGGGCTCCTTGCCGCGCAAAAAGATAGTCGCGCCACGATTTCGGCGCTTGAGGCCAAGCAGGCTGAACTTGTCACCGCTCAAGAGGCGCTCAACCTGTCGCTTGCACAGGCGAGGAGCGAGATTGATGCGGGAACAGAGGCGGCGCGTCTGGCGGCGGCAAAGCGCGCGGCGTTGGAGGCTCTGATTGCGGGGTTGCAAGCCGACAAGACCGGCCTAGAGGCGCGGCTTAGCGAAGAAGAAGCGGGCCGGTTGGCAGAAACGGCGGCGGCGCAGGCTTTGCGGGACAAGCTCAAATCCGCGAATGCCGAGTTGACAGCAATGACGCTGTCACTGGAGGCGCAACGTAAAGCTGCCGAGGATACGCTCACTTTGTTGGCGGCAGCCCAAGCGGCGAAAGAAGACCTAGATTTGCGTTTGGCGGCGGCTCTTTTAGAGAGCGAAAAGGCGCAATCCGGGCTGGAAGCGCGGCTTGCAACGCTGGAGGCCGCGTTGTCGGACGCCAAAGCGAAGGCGGCAGGGCTGCAAACACAGCTTGCCGCCTCGGACGCCGCGCTTAAGGCCGCACAGAGCGGCATGACCACCGAAGCATCCAAATTCGAAGCGCGGCTGGCGGCCGTGCAAGCGGCGTTGGATGCCGCGGTTAAGGAAAAAGCGACGCTTGAACAAACCGCGACCACGCTTGAAGAGAAGCTGGCCGCTGCCGAGGCGGCGTTGGCTGCGTCAAAACGCGAGACTGCTGTGGCGAGCGAGAAATCGGCCAGTGAACGCGCAGCGCTTGAGGCGCGGCTGGCGGCGGCGCTTGCAGATATAGAGGTGGCTAATGTTGGCAAGGTCGAACGCACTGCGCTTCGGGATCAGCTCCGCGCGGCGCTGGCGGCGAAACTTGCTGCGGAAGAGAAGGCACAACGCGCGCTCACCGAGGCGCAAACGCAAGCGGCTTTGCTATCAACGGCCAAGGATGAATTGGGTCGCAAAACCAATGCTGTCACTGAAGCGCAAAAACAGCACACCCTGCTCAATCAGCAGGTTGCGGCGTTACGCACTCAGCTTGGCGGACTTCAGGCTTTGCTTGACGATTACAAAACGCGCGATGCGGCGGCGCAGGTTCAGTTGCAGACTTTGGGAGCGGATTTGAACGCGGCGCTGGCGCGGGCCGTGTCAGAGGAACGCAAGCGTCGCCAACTTGAGGAAGCCGAGGCCAAGCGATTGGCCGAAGAAAAGCGTCGCCTTGAGGCAGAAAAGAAAGACCTTGAGAAATACCGCTCTGAATTCTTTGGCAGGCTGCGCGATGTGCTTGGCAGCAAACAAGGCGTGAAGATCGTGGGCGACCGGTTTGTGTTCTCGTCCGAGGCCCTATTTCCACCGGGGCAGGCGGGGCTGTCACGTGAGGGGCAGGCACAGATCGGCGATGTCGCGCAGCTTTTGCAGGAGGTTGCCCGCGATATTCCGGAAAACATCGACTGGATCATTCAGGTCGATGGGCACACCGACAACGTGCCTCTTTCAGGATTGGGGGAGTTCGCTGACAATTGGGAGTTGTCGCAGGCACGGGCGTTGTCCGTGGTGCGTTACCTTAGCCAGAACCTTGGGATTCCGCCCTTTCGCCTGTCTGCAAACGGGTTTGGTGAATACCAACCGGTGGCGCAGGGCGATAGCGAGGCTGCTCGTGCGCAAAACCGTCGGATCGAACTGAAGCTGACCGAACGCTGA
- a CDS encoding formate--tetrahydrofolate ligase has translation MSYKSDIEIAREAKKRPIQEIGAKLGIGSDDLLPYGHDKAKVSQEFINSVQGNKDGKLILVTAINPTPAGEGKTTTTVGLGDGLNRIGKKAAICIREASLGPCFGMKGGAAGGGYAQVVPMEEMNLHFTGDFHAITSAHNLLSALIDNHIYWGNELEIDERRIAWRRVMDMNDRALRDTVVSLGGVANGFPRQTGFDITVASEVMAILCLATSLEDLQKRLGDIIVAYTRERQAIYARDIGADGAMTVLLKDAMQPNLVQTLENNPAFVHGGPFANIAHGCNSVIATTTALKIADYVVTEAGFGADLGAEKFMNIKCRKAGIAPDCVVLVATVRAMKMNGGVAKADLGQENVQAVNDGCPNLGRHIGNLKAFGVPVVVAINHFVTDTDAEVQAVIDYVQGQGSEAILCQHWEKGSEGTAALATRVAEIADAGVSQFAPLYRDELSLFEKIETIAKRIYRADEVLADKKIRDQLRQWEEAGFGHLPVCMAKTQYSFSTDPNLRGAPTGHSVPVREVRLSAGAGFIVVICGEIMTMPGLPRKPAALEIGLNDAGDIEGLF, from the coding sequence ATGTCTTATAAGTCAGATATCGAAATTGCCCGCGAGGCCAAGAAACGCCCGATTCAAGAGATCGGAGCAAAACTTGGCATTGGTTCGGACGATTTGCTTCCCTATGGCCACGACAAAGCCAAGGTGAGTCAGGAGTTCATCAACTCGGTTCAGGGCAACAAAGATGGCAAGCTGATCCTTGTGACCGCGATCAACCCGACCCCCGCAGGCGAAGGCAAGACGACAACCACTGTCGGGCTGGGTGATGGGCTGAACCGGATCGGCAAGAAAGCGGCGATTTGTATTCGCGAAGCCTCGCTTGGGCCGTGCTTTGGCATGAAGGGCGGGGCCGCTGGTGGTGGCTATGCTCAAGTGGTGCCGATGGAGGAAATGAACCTGCATTTCACCGGTGATTTTCACGCTATCACCTCGGCGCATAACCTGCTGAGTGCGCTGATCGACAACCACATTTATTGGGGCAACGAGCTTGAGATTGATGAGCGCCGGATTGCGTGGCGTCGGGTGATGGACATGAATGACCGCGCGCTGCGTGACACGGTTGTGTCGTTGGGCGGGGTGGCCAATGGGTTCCCGCGTCAGACGGGGTTTGATATCACTGTCGCCTCGGAAGTCATGGCGATCCTGTGCCTTGCGACCAGCCTTGAAGACCTGCAAAAAAGGTTGGGGGATATTATTGTCGCCTACACCCGCGAGCGGCAGGCGATTTACGCCCGTGACATCGGCGCCGATGGCGCGATGACCGTTCTGTTGAAGGATGCAATGCAACCCAATCTGGTGCAGACGTTGGAGAACAACCCGGCCTTTGTGCATGGTGGACCGTTCGCCAATATCGCCCACGGCTGTAATTCGGTCATCGCGACAACGACAGCTTTGAAAATCGCCGATTACGTGGTGACCGAAGCCGGCTTCGGAGCCGATCTTGGGGCCGAGAAGTTCATGAACATCAAGTGCCGCAAGGCCGGGATTGCGCCTGATTGTGTCGTCCTTGTTGCCACGGTTCGTGCGATGAAGATGAACGGAGGGGTGGCCAAGGCGGACCTTGGTCAGGAAAACGTGCAGGCGGTCAATGATGGGTGTCCGAACCTCGGGCGGCATATCGGGAACCTCAAGGCATTCGGCGTGCCCGTGGTTGTGGCGATCAACCATTTCGTCACCGACACAGACGCCGAAGTTCAAGCCGTGATCGATTATGTCCAAGGTCAGGGATCGGAAGCAATCCTTTGCCAGCATTGGGAAAAAGGCAGCGAAGGCACCGCCGCACTGGCCACCCGGGTTGCCGAGATTGCCGATGCGGGCGTGTCGCAGTTCGCGCCGCTTTATCGCGATGAGTTGAGCTTGTTCGAAAAAATCGAGACCATTGCCAAGCGAATTTATCGCGCTGACGAGGTGCTGGCGGACAAGAAGATCCGCGATCAATTGCGCCAATGGGAAGAGGCCGGGTTTGGCCATCTGCCGGTCTGTATGGCCAAGACTCAATACAGTTTTTCGACCGATCCGAACCTGCGTGGCGCGCCCACCGGGCATAGCGTGCCGGTGCGTGAAGTGCGGCTTTCTGCTGGGGCGGGGTTCATCGTGGTGATCTGTGGTGAGATCATGACGATGCCGGGCTTGCCGCGCAAACCTGCCGCGCTTGAGATCGGGTTGAACGATGCGGGCGATATTGAGGGCCTATTCTAA